The following are from one region of the Rosistilla carotiformis genome:
- a CDS encoding type II secretion system F family protein — MPIYLFEAMDATGQEIRDEIDAQNEEEAQTTIRQMGYFVTKISVKKQAAKAAAKKKRRGGGGFGGAKTKHIAMFTRQLSILQDSGLPILRSLKILEANAKPGKLKNALLDTCEEIESGSTMSEAMAKSPKVFNRLYVNMIKAGEAGGALETILQRLADFMERAESLKRKVKGALIYPCVVVFVACAIVTFIMIKIVPTFEQMFEEFDLELPAPTLLLIALSNYIVRYGFLIVVIPICMFIIVKLIRKFKQGRMGFDMFIIKAPIFGGLLEKNILARTTRTLGTLVSSGVPILEALNITRETSGNAMFERLFAKVTESIRQGEVISKPLAENSTPGFHPMAAFFWAFLGAFPGIMLMSVALTANYTKLGENPEMVQTLRSIAFGGTAGGCTFAVLWYLMKMKERVVDDLVVNMVDVGEETGELDTMLYKVADTYDEEVRVMTDGMMALMEPLLIVFLGLVVGFIVVSLFMPLVSLISSLG; from the coding sequence ATGCCTATCTATCTATTTGAAGCGATGGACGCCACCGGGCAAGAGATCCGGGACGAGATCGATGCGCAGAACGAAGAAGAGGCGCAAACCACCATTCGCCAGATGGGATACTTCGTCACGAAGATCTCCGTCAAGAAGCAAGCGGCCAAAGCCGCCGCGAAGAAGAAGCGTCGCGGGGGAGGCGGCTTTGGTGGCGCCAAGACCAAACATATCGCGATGTTCACGCGGCAGTTGTCGATCCTGCAGGATTCGGGGCTGCCGATCCTGCGCAGTCTGAAGATCCTTGAAGCGAACGCCAAGCCGGGCAAACTGAAGAACGCCCTGCTGGATACCTGCGAAGAGATCGAGAGCGGTTCGACGATGAGCGAAGCGATGGCCAAGAGTCCGAAGGTCTTCAACCGCTTGTACGTCAACATGATCAAAGCGGGTGAGGCCGGTGGTGCGTTGGAGACGATCCTGCAGCGGTTGGCCGACTTTATGGAACGGGCTGAATCGCTGAAACGAAAAGTCAAAGGTGCGTTGATCTATCCCTGCGTCGTCGTCTTCGTCGCTTGTGCGATCGTGACCTTCATCATGATCAAGATCGTGCCGACGTTCGAACAGATGTTCGAAGAGTTTGATCTGGAGCTGCCCGCGCCGACGCTGTTGTTGATCGCGCTGTCGAACTACATCGTGCGGTACGGGTTCCTGATCGTTGTGATCCCGATCTGTATGTTCATCATCGTGAAATTGATACGCAAGTTTAAACAGGGGCGGATGGGCTTTGACATGTTCATCATCAAAGCCCCGATCTTCGGCGGCCTGTTGGAAAAGAACATTTTGGCCCGGACGACGCGAACGCTGGGAACGTTGGTCTCCAGCGGCGTGCCGATTCTCGAGGCGCTCAACATCACCCGCGAGACCTCCGGCAACGCGATGTTTGAGCGGCTGTTTGCCAAAGTCACCGAATCGATCCGACAGGGCGAAGTGATCAGCAAACCGCTGGCCGAAAACAGCACCCCTGGTTTCCACCCGATGGCTGCCTTCTTCTGGGCGTTTTTGGGCGCGTTTCCAGGGATCATGTTGATGTCGGTCGCGTTGACCGCCAACTACACCAAGCTGGGTGAAAACCCCGAGATGGTCCAGACGCTGCGAAGCATCGCGTTTGGCGGCACAGCCGGCGGATGTACGTTCGCCGTCTTGTGGTACCTGATGAAGATGAAAGAGCGCGTCGTCGACGACCTGGTGGTCAACATGGTCGACGTGGGTGAAGAGACGGGCGAACTGGACACGATGCTCTACAAAGTTGCCGATACCTACGACGAAGAAGTCCGCGTAATGACCGACGGCATGATGGCGTTGATGGAACCGTTGTTGATCGTGTTCCTCGGCCTGGTGGTCGGCTTTATCGTCGTCAGCCTGTTTATGCCCCTCGTCTCGCTGATCAGCAGCCTGGGCTAA
- a CDS encoding GspE/PulE family protein, protein MATRKIGQILVDLGFLTDEQLEVVLEEQQQQPGALLGRIAEDMGLVTDEQVAQGLAEQMNMQTVQLQDVELPPEVLAMVTETMAQLYRVIPVKFDGSTLTVATCDPQNLSIQDELRTFLGYDIRMAVSTERDIMTAMTRYFDSESESVEKVIAALEDDDDLKAAISALESDKFNITDAEALADSAPVRKLLNMVLLLAIKDHASDIHFEPFEDEFRIRIKAEGVLYEMVPPPRHLAFAITTRIKVMANLDIAERRMPQDGRIELMVGGHPVDLRVSVMPTMFGESTVMRILDRSVVSLSLENVGMDDTVMVPFRKAIEKPNGIILVTGPTGSGKTTTLYSALSELNTIDEKCITTEDPVEYDIDGIIQIPIDVGSGVTFASCLRAILRQDPDRILVGEIRDLETAEIAVQAALTGHLVFSTLHTNDSPSTITRMKDMGVPTFLLTATVEAILAQRLVRRICTQCREEAPASLDLLAEIGMSAQDVAEHKFYRGSGCDKCNNTGYKGRVGLFELMIMNDTIREMVMANASTDEIRDVAESNGMTTLRAFGMGLAYKGVTSLEEVVRETVDH, encoded by the coding sequence GTGGCTACACGAAAAATCGGACAGATCCTCGTCGACCTTGGCTTCCTCACCGACGAACAGTTGGAGGTGGTGCTGGAGGAGCAGCAACAGCAACCGGGCGCGTTGTTAGGGCGGATCGCGGAAGACATGGGACTGGTCACCGACGAACAGGTGGCCCAGGGCTTGGCCGAGCAGATGAACATGCAGACGGTTCAGCTGCAGGATGTCGAACTGCCGCCGGAAGTGCTGGCGATGGTCACCGAGACGATGGCCCAGCTGTACCGCGTGATCCCCGTCAAATTCGACGGCAGCACGCTGACCGTCGCCACCTGCGATCCGCAAAACCTTTCGATTCAGGATGAACTGCGAACCTTCCTGGGGTACGACATCCGGATGGCCGTCTCGACCGAACGGGACATCATGACCGCGATGACGCGGTACTTCGACAGCGAATCCGAAAGCGTCGAAAAGGTGATCGCGGCGCTCGAGGACGACGACGACTTGAAGGCGGCGATCTCGGCGCTGGAGTCCGACAAGTTCAACATTACCGATGCCGAAGCGTTGGCCGACTCGGCGCCGGTCCGCAAGCTGCTGAACATGGTCCTGCTGTTGGCGATCAAAGACCACGCCAGCGACATCCACTTTGAACCCTTCGAAGATGAATTCCGCATCCGGATCAAAGCCGAAGGGGTCCTTTACGAAATGGTCCCACCGCCGCGCCACTTGGCTTTCGCGATCACCACGCGGATCAAAGTGATGGCGAACCTGGACATCGCCGAACGCCGGATGCCGCAAGACGGCCGGATCGAATTGATGGTCGGTGGCCACCCGGTCGACCTTCGCGTCAGCGTGATGCCAACGATGTTTGGCGAATCGACGGTTATGCGGATCCTCGACCGCTCGGTCGTTTCGTTGAGTCTCGAAAATGTCGGCATGGACGACACCGTGATGGTGCCGTTTCGCAAAGCGATCGAAAAACCCAACGGCATCATCTTGGTCACCGGACCGACGGGTAGCGGCAAGACGACGACGCTCTATTCGGCCCTGTCCGAACTGAACACGATCGACGAAAAATGCATCACGACCGAAGATCCGGTGGAATACGACATCGATGGAATCATCCAGATCCCGATCGACGTTGGATCGGGAGTCACGTTTGCCAGTTGTCTGCGGGCGATCCTACGGCAGGATCCCGACCGGATCCTGGTCGGTGAGATTCGCGATCTGGAGACGGCTGAGATCGCCGTGCAAGCGGCACTGACAGGTCACTTGGTCTTCAGCACCCTGCACACCAACGATTCCCCCAGCACGATCACCCGTATGAAAGACATGGGCGTGCCGACGTTCCTGTTAACCGCCACGGTGGAAGCGATCTTGGCGCAGCGGTTGGTTCGCCGGATCTGCACCCAGTGTCGCGAAGAAGCGCCGGCGTCGCTGGACCTGTTGGCCGAGATCGGGATGTCGGCTCAAGACGTCGCCGAACACAAATTCTACCGCGGCAGCGGCTGCGATAAATGTAACAACACCGGCTACAAGGGCCGGGTGGGGCTGTTCGAATTGATGATCATGAACGATACGATCCGCGAGATGGTGATGGCCAACGCATCGACCGACGAGATTCGCGACGTCGCCGAATCCAACGGCATGACCACGCTCCGCGCCTTCGGCATGGGGCTGGCCTACAAAGGGGTCACGTCGCTGGAAGAAGTCGTTCGCGAAACCGTCGACCACTGA
- a CDS encoding type IV pilus twitching motility protein PilT — MATVLIDKLLQAAVKQGVSDIHIVVNQPPVFRLHGRMRKLETKVLEAEDTVALMKSITPDRCQRELQETGSTDFGFAFGDMARFRVSVFKQRGFISMVLRQIPNDKLTPEQLGLSEAIIKLVQRPRGLFLVTGPTGSGKSTTLASLINYLNETVDHHIITIEDPIEFYHEHIESTINQREVGVDVPSFSEAIRRALRQDPDVILVGELRDLETIEAAISAAETGHIVFGTLHTNSAQGTVNRIIDAFPGNLQDQVRTQLASSLIGVVAQTLLPKIGGGRCAAYETLIVTPGIANLIRENKTFRINSAIQTGAKFGMQLMDDALYNLWAGGLVTVEDVLGKSHRPDDLAKRIVEARREGGGEDGESSPE; from the coding sequence ATGGCAACCGTTCTGATTGATAAGCTGCTGCAGGCAGCGGTAAAGCAAGGTGTCAGCGACATCCACATCGTGGTCAACCAACCTCCCGTTTTTCGACTGCATGGCCGGATGCGGAAACTGGAGACCAAGGTGCTCGAGGCCGAAGACACTGTGGCGTTGATGAAAAGTATCACGCCGGACCGCTGTCAGCGTGAGCTTCAGGAGACCGGTAGCACCGACTTTGGGTTCGCTTTTGGCGACATGGCGCGGTTTCGCGTCTCGGTCTTCAAGCAGCGCGGCTTCATCTCGATGGTGCTGCGGCAGATCCCCAACGACAAATTGACTCCCGAACAACTGGGGCTCTCCGAAGCGATCATCAAACTGGTGCAACGCCCCCGCGGGCTGTTCTTGGTGACCGGGCCGACCGGTAGCGGCAAGAGTACGACACTGGCCAGTCTGATCAATTACCTGAACGAGACCGTCGATCATCACATCATCACGATTGAAGATCCGATCGAGTTCTACCACGAACATATTGAAAGCACGATCAATCAACGCGAAGTCGGCGTCGACGTGCCCAGTTTCTCCGAAGCGATCCGCCGCGCATTGCGGCAGGATCCCGACGTGATCCTGGTCGGCGAGCTTCGCGATCTGGAGACGATCGAAGCGGCGATCAGTGCCGCCGAAACCGGTCACATCGTGTTTGGCACCCTGCACACCAACAGTGCTCAGGGAACCGTCAACCGGATCATCGACGCTTTTCCAGGTAACTTGCAGGACCAGGTCCGCACCCAATTGGCTTCGTCGCTGATCGGTGTGGTCGCCCAGACGCTGTTGCCGAAAATCGGCGGCGGCCGTTGTGCTGCTTACGAGACATTGATCGTCACCCCAGGTATCGCCAACCTGATCCGCGAGAACAAAACCTTCCGGATCAATTCGGCGATCCAAACCGGTGCCAAGTTTGGCATGCAGTTGATGGACGACGCGCTTTACAACCTGTGGGCCGGTGGGCTGGTCACCGTCGAAGACGTGCTCGGCAAATCGCACCGTCCGGACGACTTGGCCAAGCGGATCGTCGAAGCCCGGCGCGAAGGCGGCGGCGAAGACGGCGAGTCCTCGCCTGAATAA
- a CDS encoding GspE/PulE family protein, whose protein sequence is MAGPKRNFTDLLLQRGIVSIDQLNEALQISRDSGLHISEALDKLGYATPEESTKALADFHKLEYINLSEVRIDETVIELVPESVARENNVLPIGGDENVLKVLISDPFDLETVEKLRFILNRKVETALAPKTSIQEAINRYYGQVEGESADSMLQEFTDTAIDFTETEEDSGGDVDEIFDEASPPVVKLVHLMIAEAVQLRASDIHVEPFEDRVRIRYRIDGRLVERDSPPRRMLMALMSRIKILSKIDIAEKRKPQDGRIKITVGDKELDLRVSIIPTNHGQSAVMRLLDRDNIKVGIRQLGLAERDFRNFQSLIKRPNGIILVTGPTGSGKTTTLYASLNALNRPDRKIITAEDPVEYYLQGINQCEVRHNIGLDFALIIRAMLRQAPNIILVGEMRDNETASMGIQASLTGHLVFSTLHTNDAPSAATRMMDMGVPSYLVASSVIAVLAQRLVRTVCPRCKTRYKPPESLIRDAGIPPELAKKAEFVKGKGCAHCQRSGYRGRIGIYELMLVRSTIREMMFQARSSQDIRKAAIENGMTTLYADGIRKIMRGITTFEEVYRVAKKTEQDHLAIQQLLTEDF, encoded by the coding sequence ATGGCTGGCCCAAAACGCAACTTCACCGACCTCCTGCTCCAACGGGGCATCGTCAGCATCGACCAACTCAACGAAGCGTTGCAAATCTCCCGCGATTCGGGGCTGCACATCAGTGAAGCCCTGGACAAACTGGGGTATGCGACGCCGGAGGAATCGACCAAGGCGCTAGCCGACTTTCACAAGCTCGAATACATCAACCTCAGCGAAGTGCGAATCGACGAGACCGTGATCGAATTGGTCCCCGAATCGGTCGCCCGTGAAAACAACGTCCTGCCGATCGGGGGGGATGAGAATGTTCTTAAAGTCCTGATCAGCGACCCCTTCGATCTCGAGACCGTCGAAAAATTGCGGTTCATTCTGAACCGTAAAGTCGAAACGGCGCTCGCCCCGAAGACCTCGATTCAAGAAGCGATCAACCGCTATTACGGTCAGGTCGAAGGTGAATCGGCTGACTCGATGTTGCAGGAATTTACCGATACAGCGATCGACTTCACCGAGACCGAAGAGGATTCGGGGGGGGATGTCGACGAGATCTTCGACGAAGCCAGCCCGCCTGTCGTCAAATTGGTGCACCTGATGATCGCCGAAGCGGTGCAGTTGCGGGCTTCGGACATCCACGTCGAACCGTTTGAAGATCGCGTGCGGATCCGCTACCGGATCGACGGCCGGCTCGTTGAGCGGGATAGCCCCCCCCGCCGGATGCTGATGGCGTTGATGTCCCGCATCAAAATCCTCTCCAAAATCGATATCGCCGAGAAGCGGAAACCGCAGGACGGGCGGATCAAGATCACCGTGGGGGATAAAGAACTCGATTTGCGGGTCAGCATCATCCCCACCAACCACGGGCAATCGGCGGTCATGCGACTGTTGGACCGCGACAACATTAAGGTGGGTATTCGCCAGCTAGGTCTCGCCGAGCGCGACTTCCGCAATTTCCAATCGCTGATCAAACGCCCCAACGGCATCATCCTCGTTACCGGCCCAACGGGGTCGGGAAAGACGACCACCCTGTATGCATCGCTCAACGCGCTGAACCGCCCTGACCGCAAGATCATCACCGCGGAAGACCCGGTCGAATACTACCTGCAGGGGATCAATCAGTGCGAGGTGCGGCACAACATCGGACTCGATTTCGCGCTGATCATTCGGGCCATGTTGCGGCAGGCACCCAACATCATCCTGGTCGGAGAAATGCGTGACAACGAGACCGCTTCGATGGGAATCCAGGCTTCTCTCACTGGACACTTGGTATTCAGTACTCTACACACGAACGATGCGCCCAGTGCTGCGACACGGATGATGGACATGGGTGTACCATCCTATCTGGTGGCAAGCAGTGTGATTGCGGTCCTCGCCCAGCGGCTGGTGCGGACGGTTTGCCCGCGATGTAAGACACGTTACAAGCCGCCAGAGAGCCTGATCCGCGACGCCGGCATCCCGCCGGAATTGGCGAAGAAGGCGGAATTCGTTAAGGGCAAAGGATGCGCCCATTGCCAGCGAAGTGGATACCGTGGCCGGATCGGTATTTACGAACTGATGCTGGTCCGCAGCACGATCCGCGAGATGATGTTCCAGGCCCGCAGTTCGCAGGATATCCGCAAAGCGGCGATCGAAAACGGCATGACCACGCTGTATGCCGACGGAATCCGTAAGATCATGCGTGGAATCACCACGTTTGAAGAGGTTTATCGGGTCGCAAAGAAGACCGAACAGGATCACTTGGCGATCCAGCAGCTGCTTACCGAAGACTTCTAG
- the ribD gene encoding bifunctional diaminohydroxyphosphoribosylaminopyrimidine deaminase/5-amino-6-(5-phosphoribosylamino)uracil reductase RibD, with protein sequence MTQAPPPDDQQWMRHALALAAQGKGRVEPNPMVGCVIVRDHVALAEGFHQKFGGPHAEREALSALPAGCDPAGATWYVTLEPCCHTGKTPPCSDAVIAARPRRVVVAAVDPFPEVAGRGIAQIRAAGIEVEVGVCEAEANRLNAPFIKRIRQRQPWVIAKWAMTLDGKIATHCGNSQWISGEASRRRVHQVRGQVDAIVTGIGSVLADDPTLTARPPGPRTAARIVMDDRAQVPLDSTLIKTQSLAGLHVMVGAAAPQDRIDALRNTGCGVIVNASGTRTGGVEQLMAWCHDQGMTNILLEAGAGVLASFFEVDAIDEYQIFIAPKLVGGSTAPGPLGGVGLSQIAQSPSLEPLQVETIEGDLLVTTRRVR encoded by the coding sequence ATGACCCAAGCCCCCCCTCCCGACGATCAGCAATGGATGCGTCATGCGCTTGCATTAGCCGCTCAAGGGAAGGGGCGTGTCGAACCCAATCCGATGGTCGGCTGTGTGATCGTTCGCGATCACGTCGCCCTGGCCGAAGGGTTTCATCAAAAGTTCGGCGGTCCGCACGCCGAACGCGAAGCTCTCTCTGCGTTGCCCGCCGGATGTGATCCGGCCGGGGCGACTTGGTATGTGACGCTGGAACCATGTTGCCATACCGGTAAGACGCCGCCATGCAGCGACGCGGTGATCGCCGCCCGCCCGCGGCGCGTGGTCGTGGCCGCGGTCGACCCGTTCCCCGAAGTGGCAGGTCGTGGGATCGCGCAGATCCGGGCCGCCGGGATCGAGGTCGAAGTTGGTGTTTGTGAAGCGGAAGCGAATCGCCTGAACGCTCCGTTCATCAAACGCATCCGTCAGCGACAGCCGTGGGTGATCGCCAAGTGGGCGATGACTTTGGATGGCAAGATTGCGACCCACTGCGGCAACAGCCAGTGGATCAGTGGCGAGGCGAGCCGTCGAAGGGTGCACCAAGTGCGTGGCCAAGTCGATGCGATCGTGACCGGAATCGGCAGTGTTCTAGCCGACGACCCCACGTTGACCGCGCGGCCACCGGGCCCGCGAACTGCCGCCCGCATCGTAATGGATGATCGGGCGCAGGTGCCTCTGGATTCCACACTCATCAAGACCCAGTCGCTTGCCGGGTTGCACGTCATGGTTGGCGCTGCGGCACCGCAAGATCGAATCGACGCGTTGCGGAACACGGGCTGCGGTGTGATCGTCAACGCATCGGGAACCCGTACCGGCGGCGTCGAGCAACTGATGGCGTGGTGCCACGACCAAGGGATGACCAATATTCTGTTGGAAGCGGGCGCGGGAGTCTTGGCCAGCTTTTTTGAAGTCGACGCGATCGACGAGTACCAGATCTTCATCGCTCCCAAGTTGGTTGGCGGCTCGACCGCTCCAGGGCCGCTGGGAGGCGTCGGTCTATCGCAGATCGCCCAATCGCCAAGCCTGGAACCGCTGCAGGTCGAAACGATCGAAGGCGACCTTCTGGTCACCACCCGTCGCGTCCGGTAG
- a CDS encoding DEAD/DEAH box helicase, with protein sequence MKTFQELDLIAPLQRALAEENYEIPTPIQAQTIPAALDQRDVLGCAQTGTGKTAAFALPILNRLGANPGQTQPGRPRVLVLAPTRELAIQIGDSFETYGKHLKLRHALVYGGVGQHKQVRDMQRGVHVLVATPGRLLDLMNQGHIHLDRLEVFVLDEADRMLDMGFLPDLKRIVAKLPARRQSLFFSATMPPKIVELTQRLLRDPVSVNVTPKTTSVERIEQRVIHAERNDKQSMLRKILSGDDVDRAIVFTRTKRGANTLAEKLVKSGISSAAIHGNKSQGARQRALDAFRRRQVQVLVATDVAARGIDIDGVTHVVNFDLPTEPESYVHRIGRTGRAGAEGLAISFCTAAERGELHAIEKLIGQKLQVSGEQPKPVTAAERHEMRSTTRRPGGSRRNAGASNGTAASQQPRSGKPRANKPRSNKLPAAAAAANAPQNGASATIAAAKAAAKPKPKGKRPRPASMWAEVV encoded by the coding sequence TTGAAAACTTTCCAAGAACTCGACCTGATCGCTCCTTTGCAACGCGCTTTGGCCGAAGAAAACTACGAAATTCCCACACCGATCCAAGCGCAAACGATCCCTGCGGCACTCGACCAGCGCGACGTGCTGGGATGCGCCCAGACCGGCACCGGCAAGACCGCCGCCTTTGCGCTGCCGATCCTGAACCGTTTGGGTGCCAATCCCGGACAAACGCAGCCCGGACGGCCGCGTGTGCTGGTTCTTGCTCCAACACGCGAACTGGCGATCCAGATCGGGGACAGCTTTGAGACCTACGGCAAGCACCTGAAGCTTCGCCACGCTTTGGTTTACGGCGGCGTCGGTCAGCACAAACAAGTTCGCGACATGCAACGTGGCGTCCACGTTCTCGTGGCAACGCCCGGCCGTTTGTTGGATTTGATGAACCAAGGGCATATCCATTTGGATCGCTTGGAAGTCTTTGTGCTCGACGAAGCCGACCGGATGCTCGACATGGGCTTCCTGCCCGACCTGAAGCGGATCGTCGCCAAACTGCCCGCACGACGCCAATCGCTCTTCTTCTCGGCCACGATGCCGCCGAAGATCGTCGAACTGACCCAGCGTTTGTTGCGCGATCCGGTTAGCGTCAACGTAACTCCTAAGACGACAAGCGTTGAACGCATCGAACAGCGCGTGATCCATGCCGAACGCAACGACAAGCAATCGATGCTGCGTAAGATCCTCTCGGGCGACGATGTCGACCGCGCGATCGTCTTCACGCGGACCAAGCGTGGCGCCAACACGTTGGCGGAAAAACTTGTCAAGAGCGGGATTTCATCGGCTGCGATCCACGGCAACAAATCCCAAGGCGCACGCCAGCGGGCTTTGGATGCCTTCCGTCGTCGCCAGGTCCAAGTATTGGTCGCCACCGACGTGGCCGCACGCGGAATCGATATCGACGGGGTCACACACGTCGTGAATTTTGATCTGCCAACCGAACCAGAATCCTATGTGCATCGCATCGGTCGGACCGGGCGTGCGGGAGCCGAAGGGCTGGCGATCTCGTTCTGCACCGCTGCCGAACGTGGCGAATTGCACGCGATCGAGAAATTGATTGGGCAAAAGCTGCAGGTCAGTGGCGAACAGCCCAAGCCGGTCACGGCCGCCGAGCGTCACGAAATGCGGTCGACCACGCGTCGCCCGGGTGGTTCGCGACGGAATGCCGGTGCGTCCAATGGCACCGCGGCGTCCCAACAACCGCGCTCGGGCAAGCCGCGTGCGAACAAACCACGCTCGAATAAACTGCCCGCCGCTGCCGCTGCCGCAAACGCACCACAAAACGGTGCGTCGGCGACCATCGCTGCAGCAAAAGCTGCCGCGAAGCCAAAGCCTAAGGGCAAACGTCCTCGTCCCGCAAGCATGTGGGCCGAAGTGGTATGA
- a CDS encoding DUF6702 family protein: protein MILPLLLSMLMHPFHVSLAEGEWNPQSGRFEIAIRLEPRDFQLALSKHAGKRIDLETTDRDQLQAAIMAYVKAKFTAVDGQDRPAQWHWVGMENETKYVWVYLELQPDAASRELRISHRMLHEIASTQVNTLLLMGANEKQTLRFTKADPNQTLRRDGPQAKWEMVVPQLPADN from the coding sequence ATGATCCTTCCTCTATTGTTATCGATGTTGATGCATCCGTTTCACGTCAGTTTGGCGGAAGGGGAATGGAATCCGCAGTCGGGGCGATTCGAAATTGCGATCCGACTGGAGCCTCGCGATTTCCAGCTTGCGTTATCGAAGCACGCTGGCAAACGGATCGACCTGGAAACGACGGATCGCGACCAGTTGCAAGCCGCGATCATGGCCTACGTGAAAGCCAAGTTCACCGCCGTCGACGGCCAGGATCGCCCCGCGCAGTGGCACTGGGTGGGGATGGAGAACGAAACCAAATACGTCTGGGTTTACCTGGAACTGCAACCCGATGCGGCTTCGCGCGAACTGCGGATCAGCCATCGGATGTTGCACGAAATCGCTTCGACGCAGGTCAACACCCTACTGTTGATGGGAGCGAATGAAAAACAGACGCTCCGTTTCACCAAGGCCGATCCGAATCAAACACTTCGCCGCGACGGCCCCCAAGCCAAGTGGGAAATGGTTGTCCCGCAATTGCCAGCCGATAATTAG